In the genome of Calliopsis andreniformis isolate RMS-2024a chromosome 10, iyCalAndr_principal, whole genome shotgun sequence, one region contains:
- the LOC143184895 gene encoding uncharacterized protein LOC143184895 isoform X2, producing MLHESYCESQVENKNKEDFEKLFIKLNYVCQLQLAKEEIQLNSAWCNKNMMNYTYGPIPGFPSGSWWGIRMDCSRDRVHDPFDDNIQNGPFGVTSVCTSSTNINEDVDFGNSLTLTGQKYLDGKSDKDPLTINYECQIPIRLIRSYNLLNEFAPKTGYRYDGLYIVTKFWVGLNSDSTKYYKFALMRLNGQEPPPWNTKQSSPITSKNTSAPHSATISLRNHSENLSPGSIVQKMSHEKSNGFFQLSNSENKQTDEKEKSVSESVIVTRHVFKKVNTECTSTTPSMSNASENKSLAHIGNQGSKTHSTNISIRTGLYDSSHSTQHDVKKSNLLPSCRTMKSLNLLKNNQHTEHLNSSSKDKSKSLDGKAQSITTNELPKRVDYFSPNTVKPDACKLKSSKDANIEVSSGTNDTNLNHLYKYECDDSKTHRSIATYSENKHKSTSTDTSTSKLNSTNSIFKTVSKETQELKSLNSLDALTPDTILHLINKKCHPLSKLLMGNMIGLTSEQSVELKPQDLLTVQSEIIDKISMQNNASEETNEKANLDTISDDLSVYKYRRHKKLSRKTMNKSEIRNYGKMHNDESQKDSVNILGQKMIFNAYSGAQKNAPEDVFDPDDCKKDVKSKIMKRNSIQKKKMNCLRQSSKTIKKDVGIKNEIRTRLRTMKTIQSSLNKHMNRKKRREIANLLIDAKIGPKIRGPRNRRLRCISNTYSKKSYECCTLNNCQINAKISEKQSSFKDKNNLSKINRHKRIKENQDREKQSKILNLNKTKIRKNLIVSKKPEKYDMAERILENKHDINKIRKSNKKSKLLNASIKNIQSKDVIMTENRRRKLIRTISTKVKLNRVEETLSQNCKRKDLKPCKADAVTQCSLIKEPLMRSLKSEDIVQNNNRNGQYTFIKIKYGKCKSTKSEACGVTRSNSENQSNDKYNERYTKTMCNVPYLKNSSIPFNSNILSTREQNKSSVKKMSAFVPVNTLDSDLKIARLRSIGFKPIESSDNSNEDGSDQNKGNCSVTFSDETLKQNVSEKYNKYANEEDDIVVYMDDKLQYQDIEDEDSNLSNTKQSLSEFEAHTSNDEEIEIEEDSYKKALYNDPLLEQDLELPWHGWKQVVTSENTYWIGW from the exons ATGTTACACGAATCTTATTGCGAGTCTCAA GTAGAAAACAAGAATAAAGAagattttgaaaaattatttattaaacttAATTATGTTTGTCAACTACAATTAGCTAAAgaagaaatacaattaaattctGCCTGGTGCaacaaaaat ATGATGAATTATACATATGGACCAATCCCTGGATTTCCATCTGGTTCATGGTGGGGTATCCGCATGGACTGCTCTCGAGATCGCGTTCACGATCCCTTTGATGATAATATTCAAAATGGACCATTTGGAGTTACTTCAGTTTGCACCTCAAGCACTAACATAAATGAAGATGTTGACTTTGGTAATTCTCTTACTCTTACGGGTCAGAAGTATCTTGATGGAAAATCAGACAAAGATCCGCTTACTATAAATTATGAATGTCAGATACCAATAAGATTAATTAGAAGTTATAATTTATTGAACGAATTTGCACCTAAAACAGGCTATAGATATGATGGTTTATACATTGTGACAAAGTTCTGGGTAGGCTTGAACTCAGATTCTACTAAGTATTATAAATTTGCCTTAATGCGTTTAAATGGTCAGGAACCACCACCATGGAATACAAAACAATCTTCCCCAATTACAAGTAAAAATACCTCTGCTCCGCATTCTGCAACTATATCTTTGCGTAATCATTCGGAAAATTTAAGTCCTGGATCTATAGTACAAAAGATGAGCCACGAAAAATCAAATGGATTCTTTCAACTTTCCAATTCTGAGAACAAACAAACAGATGAGAAAGAGAAGTCTGTTTCTGAGAGTGTAATAGTGACGCGTCATGTATTTAAGAAGGTAAATACAGAGTGTACGTCTACTACACCCAGTATGTCTAATGCATCAGAAAACAAATCATTAGCTCATATTGGAAATCAAGGATCAAAAACTCATAGTACAAATATTTCAATACGTACTGGACTGTACGATTCATCGCACAGTACACAACATGATGTTAAGAAAAGTAATTTATTGCCATCTTGTAGAACCATGAAGTCCCTTAATTTGCTTaagaataatcaacacacagaaCATTTGAATTCGTCGAGCAAAGATAAAAGCAAAAGTTTAGATGGAAAAGCGCAGAGTATTACAACAAATGAACTACCCAAGCGCGTCGATTACTTTTCTCCCAATACAGTAAAACCAGATGCCTGTAAACTAAAATCAAGTAAAGATGCAAATATAGAAGTATCAAGTGGCACTAATGATACAAATTTAAACCATCTTTATAAATATGAATGTGATGATAGTAAGACACATAGAAGTATAGCAACTTATTCAGAAAATAAACATAAAAGCACATCAACTGACACATCAACTAGCAAATTAAATTCAACAAATTCTATATTTAAAACTGTCTCTAAAGAAACACAGGAGTTAAAATCACTTAATTCCCTAGATGCTCTGACCCCTGATACTATTCTACACTTAATTAACAAAAAGTGTCATCCATTATCGAAGCTACTCATGGGTAATATGATTGGATTAACATCAGAACAATCTGTGGAATTAAAACCACAGGATTTATTAACAGTTCAGTCCGAGATCATTGATAAAATATCAATGCAAAACAATGCTTCAGAGGAAACTAATGAAAAGGCAAATTTAGACACGATTTCGGACGATTTAAGTGTTTATAAGTATAGGAGGCATAAAAAGCTATCCAGAAAAACAATGAACAAATCAGAAATAAGAAACTATGGTAAAATGCACAATGATGAATCGCAAAAGGACTCTGTAAATATTTTAGGACAAAAAATGATCTTCAACGCGTACAGTGGTGCTCAAAAAAATGCACCAGAAGATGTTTTTGATCCAGACGATTGTAAGAAAGAtgtaaaaagtaaaataatgAAGCGAAATAGTatacagaagaaaaaaatgaatTGTCTACGACAATCATCTAAAACTATAAAGAAGGATGTTGGGATTAAGAATGAAATAAGAACTCGTTTACGAACTATGAAGACAATTCAGTCATCGTTGAATAAACACATGAATAGAAAAAAGAGACGAGAAATTGCAAATTTATTGATAGACGCAAAAATTGGTCCGAAAATACGTGGTCCTCGAAATAGAAGACTGCGATGTATCAGTAATACGTACAGTAAAAAGTCATATGAATGCTGTACTTTAAACAATTGTCAAATTAACGCAAAAATATCTGAAAAACAATCTAGCTTCAAGGACAAAAATAATCTCTCGAAAATCAATAGGCATAAACGTATTAAAGAGAACCAGGATAGAGAGAAACAATCAAagatattaaatttaaataaaaccaaAATACGCAAAAATCTCATTGTCTCCAAGAAACCAGAAAAGTACGATATGGCAGAGAGGATATTAGAAAACAAGCACGATATTAACAAAATAcgtaaaagtaataaaaaatcaAAACTGTTAAACGCCAGCATTAAAAATATACAGTCTAAGGACGTAATAATGACGGAAAATCGCAGAAGAAAATTAATACGAACGATTTCCACTAAGGTAAAGCTTAATCGCGTTGAAGAGACGTTATCTCAGAACTGTAAAAGGAAAGACTTAAAACCGTGTAAAGCAGATGCAGTAACTCAGTGTTCTCTTATTAAAGAACCACTGATGAGAAGCCTTAAATCGGAGGATATCGTTcaaaataataatcgtaatgggcAATacacttttattaaaataaaatatggcaAATGTAAAAGTACAAAGTCCGAAGCATGTGGAgttaccagatccaacagtgaaAATCAATCGAACGACAAATATAATGAACGCTATACGAAAACCATGTGTAATGTACCATACCTTAAGAATTCAAGTATACCATTTAATAGCAATATTTTAAGTACAAGAGAGCAAAATAAATCTTCAGTCAAGAAAATGTCTGCATTTGTACCTGTTAACActttggatagtgatttaaaaatAGCTCGTCTTAGATCAATAGGATTCAAACCAATAGAATCATCAGACAACAGCAATGAGGATGGCAGCGATCAGAATAAAGGAAATTGTTCTGTAACGTTTAGTGACGAGACGTTGAAACAAAATGTTTCTGagaagtacaataaatatgctaACGAGGAAGATGATATTGTTGTTTATATGGATGACAAATTACAGTACCAAgatattgaagatgaggatagcAATCTTTCAAATACTAAACAGAGCCTGTCTGAATTCGAAGCTCACACATCAAATGATGaagaaattgaaattgaggaagaCTCGTACAAAAAAGCCTTGTATAATGATCCATTATTGGAACAAGATTTAGAACTACCTTGGCATGGGTGGAAGCAAGTTGTGACAAGCGAAAATACATACTGGATTGGTTGGTAA
- the LOC143184895 gene encoding uncharacterized protein LOC143184895 isoform X1, with the protein MAKNDSSIIFCRNAIQENERMLHESYCESQVENKNKEDFEKLFIKLNYVCQLQLAKEEIQLNSAWCNKNMMNYTYGPIPGFPSGSWWGIRMDCSRDRVHDPFDDNIQNGPFGVTSVCTSSTNINEDVDFGNSLTLTGQKYLDGKSDKDPLTINYECQIPIRLIRSYNLLNEFAPKTGYRYDGLYIVTKFWVGLNSDSTKYYKFALMRLNGQEPPPWNTKQSSPITSKNTSAPHSATISLRNHSENLSPGSIVQKMSHEKSNGFFQLSNSENKQTDEKEKSVSESVIVTRHVFKKVNTECTSTTPSMSNASENKSLAHIGNQGSKTHSTNISIRTGLYDSSHSTQHDVKKSNLLPSCRTMKSLNLLKNNQHTEHLNSSSKDKSKSLDGKAQSITTNELPKRVDYFSPNTVKPDACKLKSSKDANIEVSSGTNDTNLNHLYKYECDDSKTHRSIATYSENKHKSTSTDTSTSKLNSTNSIFKTVSKETQELKSLNSLDALTPDTILHLINKKCHPLSKLLMGNMIGLTSEQSVELKPQDLLTVQSEIIDKISMQNNASEETNEKANLDTISDDLSVYKYRRHKKLSRKTMNKSEIRNYGKMHNDESQKDSVNILGQKMIFNAYSGAQKNAPEDVFDPDDCKKDVKSKIMKRNSIQKKKMNCLRQSSKTIKKDVGIKNEIRTRLRTMKTIQSSLNKHMNRKKRREIANLLIDAKIGPKIRGPRNRRLRCISNTYSKKSYECCTLNNCQINAKISEKQSSFKDKNNLSKINRHKRIKENQDREKQSKILNLNKTKIRKNLIVSKKPEKYDMAERILENKHDINKIRKSNKKSKLLNASIKNIQSKDVIMTENRRRKLIRTISTKVKLNRVEETLSQNCKRKDLKPCKADAVTQCSLIKEPLMRSLKSEDIVQNNNRNGQYTFIKIKYGKCKSTKSEACGVTRSNSENQSNDKYNERYTKTMCNVPYLKNSSIPFNSNILSTREQNKSSVKKMSAFVPVNTLDSDLKIARLRSIGFKPIESSDNSNEDGSDQNKGNCSVTFSDETLKQNVSEKYNKYANEEDDIVVYMDDKLQYQDIEDEDSNLSNTKQSLSEFEAHTSNDEEIEIEEDSYKKALYNDPLLEQDLELPWHGWKQVVTSENTYWIGW; encoded by the exons ATGGCGAAGAATGATAGTTCCATAATATTTTGTAGAAATGCCATTCAAGAAAATGAAAGAATGTTACACGAATCTTATTGCGAGTCTCAA GTAGAAAACAAGAATAAAGAagattttgaaaaattatttattaaacttAATTATGTTTGTCAACTACAATTAGCTAAAgaagaaatacaattaaattctGCCTGGTGCaacaaaaat ATGATGAATTATACATATGGACCAATCCCTGGATTTCCATCTGGTTCATGGTGGGGTATCCGCATGGACTGCTCTCGAGATCGCGTTCACGATCCCTTTGATGATAATATTCAAAATGGACCATTTGGAGTTACTTCAGTTTGCACCTCAAGCACTAACATAAATGAAGATGTTGACTTTGGTAATTCTCTTACTCTTACGGGTCAGAAGTATCTTGATGGAAAATCAGACAAAGATCCGCTTACTATAAATTATGAATGTCAGATACCAATAAGATTAATTAGAAGTTATAATTTATTGAACGAATTTGCACCTAAAACAGGCTATAGATATGATGGTTTATACATTGTGACAAAGTTCTGGGTAGGCTTGAACTCAGATTCTACTAAGTATTATAAATTTGCCTTAATGCGTTTAAATGGTCAGGAACCACCACCATGGAATACAAAACAATCTTCCCCAATTACAAGTAAAAATACCTCTGCTCCGCATTCTGCAACTATATCTTTGCGTAATCATTCGGAAAATTTAAGTCCTGGATCTATAGTACAAAAGATGAGCCACGAAAAATCAAATGGATTCTTTCAACTTTCCAATTCTGAGAACAAACAAACAGATGAGAAAGAGAAGTCTGTTTCTGAGAGTGTAATAGTGACGCGTCATGTATTTAAGAAGGTAAATACAGAGTGTACGTCTACTACACCCAGTATGTCTAATGCATCAGAAAACAAATCATTAGCTCATATTGGAAATCAAGGATCAAAAACTCATAGTACAAATATTTCAATACGTACTGGACTGTACGATTCATCGCACAGTACACAACATGATGTTAAGAAAAGTAATTTATTGCCATCTTGTAGAACCATGAAGTCCCTTAATTTGCTTaagaataatcaacacacagaaCATTTGAATTCGTCGAGCAAAGATAAAAGCAAAAGTTTAGATGGAAAAGCGCAGAGTATTACAACAAATGAACTACCCAAGCGCGTCGATTACTTTTCTCCCAATACAGTAAAACCAGATGCCTGTAAACTAAAATCAAGTAAAGATGCAAATATAGAAGTATCAAGTGGCACTAATGATACAAATTTAAACCATCTTTATAAATATGAATGTGATGATAGTAAGACACATAGAAGTATAGCAACTTATTCAGAAAATAAACATAAAAGCACATCAACTGACACATCAACTAGCAAATTAAATTCAACAAATTCTATATTTAAAACTGTCTCTAAAGAAACACAGGAGTTAAAATCACTTAATTCCCTAGATGCTCTGACCCCTGATACTATTCTACACTTAATTAACAAAAAGTGTCATCCATTATCGAAGCTACTCATGGGTAATATGATTGGATTAACATCAGAACAATCTGTGGAATTAAAACCACAGGATTTATTAACAGTTCAGTCCGAGATCATTGATAAAATATCAATGCAAAACAATGCTTCAGAGGAAACTAATGAAAAGGCAAATTTAGACACGATTTCGGACGATTTAAGTGTTTATAAGTATAGGAGGCATAAAAAGCTATCCAGAAAAACAATGAACAAATCAGAAATAAGAAACTATGGTAAAATGCACAATGATGAATCGCAAAAGGACTCTGTAAATATTTTAGGACAAAAAATGATCTTCAACGCGTACAGTGGTGCTCAAAAAAATGCACCAGAAGATGTTTTTGATCCAGACGATTGTAAGAAAGAtgtaaaaagtaaaataatgAAGCGAAATAGTatacagaagaaaaaaatgaatTGTCTACGACAATCATCTAAAACTATAAAGAAGGATGTTGGGATTAAGAATGAAATAAGAACTCGTTTACGAACTATGAAGACAATTCAGTCATCGTTGAATAAACACATGAATAGAAAAAAGAGACGAGAAATTGCAAATTTATTGATAGACGCAAAAATTGGTCCGAAAATACGTGGTCCTCGAAATAGAAGACTGCGATGTATCAGTAATACGTACAGTAAAAAGTCATATGAATGCTGTACTTTAAACAATTGTCAAATTAACGCAAAAATATCTGAAAAACAATCTAGCTTCAAGGACAAAAATAATCTCTCGAAAATCAATAGGCATAAACGTATTAAAGAGAACCAGGATAGAGAGAAACAATCAAagatattaaatttaaataaaaccaaAATACGCAAAAATCTCATTGTCTCCAAGAAACCAGAAAAGTACGATATGGCAGAGAGGATATTAGAAAACAAGCACGATATTAACAAAATAcgtaaaagtaataaaaaatcaAAACTGTTAAACGCCAGCATTAAAAATATACAGTCTAAGGACGTAATAATGACGGAAAATCGCAGAAGAAAATTAATACGAACGATTTCCACTAAGGTAAAGCTTAATCGCGTTGAAGAGACGTTATCTCAGAACTGTAAAAGGAAAGACTTAAAACCGTGTAAAGCAGATGCAGTAACTCAGTGTTCTCTTATTAAAGAACCACTGATGAGAAGCCTTAAATCGGAGGATATCGTTcaaaataataatcgtaatgggcAATacacttttattaaaataaaatatggcaAATGTAAAAGTACAAAGTCCGAAGCATGTGGAgttaccagatccaacagtgaaAATCAATCGAACGACAAATATAATGAACGCTATACGAAAACCATGTGTAATGTACCATACCTTAAGAATTCAAGTATACCATTTAATAGCAATATTTTAAGTACAAGAGAGCAAAATAAATCTTCAGTCAAGAAAATGTCTGCATTTGTACCTGTTAACActttggatagtgatttaaaaatAGCTCGTCTTAGATCAATAGGATTCAAACCAATAGAATCATCAGACAACAGCAATGAGGATGGCAGCGATCAGAATAAAGGAAATTGTTCTGTAACGTTTAGTGACGAGACGTTGAAACAAAATGTTTCTGagaagtacaataaatatgctaACGAGGAAGATGATATTGTTGTTTATATGGATGACAAATTACAGTACCAAgatattgaagatgaggatagcAATCTTTCAAATACTAAACAGAGCCTGTCTGAATTCGAAGCTCACACATCAAATGATGaagaaattgaaattgaggaagaCTCGTACAAAAAAGCCTTGTATAATGATCCATTATTGGAACAAGATTTAGAACTACCTTGGCATGGGTGGAAGCAAGTTGTGACAAGCGAAAATACATACTGGATTGGTTGGTAA
- the LOC143184895 gene encoding uncharacterized protein LOC143184895 isoform X3, with translation MAKNDSSIIFCRNAIQENERMLHESYCESQMMNYTYGPIPGFPSGSWWGIRMDCSRDRVHDPFDDNIQNGPFGVTSVCTSSTNINEDVDFGNSLTLTGQKYLDGKSDKDPLTINYECQIPIRLIRSYNLLNEFAPKTGYRYDGLYIVTKFWVGLNSDSTKYYKFALMRLNGQEPPPWNTKQSSPITSKNTSAPHSATISLRNHSENLSPGSIVQKMSHEKSNGFFQLSNSENKQTDEKEKSVSESVIVTRHVFKKVNTECTSTTPSMSNASENKSLAHIGNQGSKTHSTNISIRTGLYDSSHSTQHDVKKSNLLPSCRTMKSLNLLKNNQHTEHLNSSSKDKSKSLDGKAQSITTNELPKRVDYFSPNTVKPDACKLKSSKDANIEVSSGTNDTNLNHLYKYECDDSKTHRSIATYSENKHKSTSTDTSTSKLNSTNSIFKTVSKETQELKSLNSLDALTPDTILHLINKKCHPLSKLLMGNMIGLTSEQSVELKPQDLLTVQSEIIDKISMQNNASEETNEKANLDTISDDLSVYKYRRHKKLSRKTMNKSEIRNYGKMHNDESQKDSVNILGQKMIFNAYSGAQKNAPEDVFDPDDCKKDVKSKIMKRNSIQKKKMNCLRQSSKTIKKDVGIKNEIRTRLRTMKTIQSSLNKHMNRKKRREIANLLIDAKIGPKIRGPRNRRLRCISNTYSKKSYECCTLNNCQINAKISEKQSSFKDKNNLSKINRHKRIKENQDREKQSKILNLNKTKIRKNLIVSKKPEKYDMAERILENKHDINKIRKSNKKSKLLNASIKNIQSKDVIMTENRRRKLIRTISTKVKLNRVEETLSQNCKRKDLKPCKADAVTQCSLIKEPLMRSLKSEDIVQNNNRNGQYTFIKIKYGKCKSTKSEACGVTRSNSENQSNDKYNERYTKTMCNVPYLKNSSIPFNSNILSTREQNKSSVKKMSAFVPVNTLDSDLKIARLRSIGFKPIESSDNSNEDGSDQNKGNCSVTFSDETLKQNVSEKYNKYANEEDDIVVYMDDKLQYQDIEDEDSNLSNTKQSLSEFEAHTSNDEEIEIEEDSYKKALYNDPLLEQDLELPWHGWKQVVTSENTYWIGW, from the exons ATGGCGAAGAATGATAGTTCCATAATATTTTGTAGAAATGCCATTCAAGAAAATGAAAGAATGTTACACGAATCTTATTGCGAGTCTCAA ATGATGAATTATACATATGGACCAATCCCTGGATTTCCATCTGGTTCATGGTGGGGTATCCGCATGGACTGCTCTCGAGATCGCGTTCACGATCCCTTTGATGATAATATTCAAAATGGACCATTTGGAGTTACTTCAGTTTGCACCTCAAGCACTAACATAAATGAAGATGTTGACTTTGGTAATTCTCTTACTCTTACGGGTCAGAAGTATCTTGATGGAAAATCAGACAAAGATCCGCTTACTATAAATTATGAATGTCAGATACCAATAAGATTAATTAGAAGTTATAATTTATTGAACGAATTTGCACCTAAAACAGGCTATAGATATGATGGTTTATACATTGTGACAAAGTTCTGGGTAGGCTTGAACTCAGATTCTACTAAGTATTATAAATTTGCCTTAATGCGTTTAAATGGTCAGGAACCACCACCATGGAATACAAAACAATCTTCCCCAATTACAAGTAAAAATACCTCTGCTCCGCATTCTGCAACTATATCTTTGCGTAATCATTCGGAAAATTTAAGTCCTGGATCTATAGTACAAAAGATGAGCCACGAAAAATCAAATGGATTCTTTCAACTTTCCAATTCTGAGAACAAACAAACAGATGAGAAAGAGAAGTCTGTTTCTGAGAGTGTAATAGTGACGCGTCATGTATTTAAGAAGGTAAATACAGAGTGTACGTCTACTACACCCAGTATGTCTAATGCATCAGAAAACAAATCATTAGCTCATATTGGAAATCAAGGATCAAAAACTCATAGTACAAATATTTCAATACGTACTGGACTGTACGATTCATCGCACAGTACACAACATGATGTTAAGAAAAGTAATTTATTGCCATCTTGTAGAACCATGAAGTCCCTTAATTTGCTTaagaataatcaacacacagaaCATTTGAATTCGTCGAGCAAAGATAAAAGCAAAAGTTTAGATGGAAAAGCGCAGAGTATTACAACAAATGAACTACCCAAGCGCGTCGATTACTTTTCTCCCAATACAGTAAAACCAGATGCCTGTAAACTAAAATCAAGTAAAGATGCAAATATAGAAGTATCAAGTGGCACTAATGATACAAATTTAAACCATCTTTATAAATATGAATGTGATGATAGTAAGACACATAGAAGTATAGCAACTTATTCAGAAAATAAACATAAAAGCACATCAACTGACACATCAACTAGCAAATTAAATTCAACAAATTCTATATTTAAAACTGTCTCTAAAGAAACACAGGAGTTAAAATCACTTAATTCCCTAGATGCTCTGACCCCTGATACTATTCTACACTTAATTAACAAAAAGTGTCATCCATTATCGAAGCTACTCATGGGTAATATGATTGGATTAACATCAGAACAATCTGTGGAATTAAAACCACAGGATTTATTAACAGTTCAGTCCGAGATCATTGATAAAATATCAATGCAAAACAATGCTTCAGAGGAAACTAATGAAAAGGCAAATTTAGACACGATTTCGGACGATTTAAGTGTTTATAAGTATAGGAGGCATAAAAAGCTATCCAGAAAAACAATGAACAAATCAGAAATAAGAAACTATGGTAAAATGCACAATGATGAATCGCAAAAGGACTCTGTAAATATTTTAGGACAAAAAATGATCTTCAACGCGTACAGTGGTGCTCAAAAAAATGCACCAGAAGATGTTTTTGATCCAGACGATTGTAAGAAAGAtgtaaaaagtaaaataatgAAGCGAAATAGTatacagaagaaaaaaatgaatTGTCTACGACAATCATCTAAAACTATAAAGAAGGATGTTGGGATTAAGAATGAAATAAGAACTCGTTTACGAACTATGAAGACAATTCAGTCATCGTTGAATAAACACATGAATAGAAAAAAGAGACGAGAAATTGCAAATTTATTGATAGACGCAAAAATTGGTCCGAAAATACGTGGTCCTCGAAATAGAAGACTGCGATGTATCAGTAATACGTACAGTAAAAAGTCATATGAATGCTGTACTTTAAACAATTGTCAAATTAACGCAAAAATATCTGAAAAACAATCTAGCTTCAAGGACAAAAATAATCTCTCGAAAATCAATAGGCATAAACGTATTAAAGAGAACCAGGATAGAGAGAAACAATCAAagatattaaatttaaataaaaccaaAATACGCAAAAATCTCATTGTCTCCAAGAAACCAGAAAAGTACGATATGGCAGAGAGGATATTAGAAAACAAGCACGATATTAACAAAATAcgtaaaagtaataaaaaatcaAAACTGTTAAACGCCAGCATTAAAAATATACAGTCTAAGGACGTAATAATGACGGAAAATCGCAGAAGAAAATTAATACGAACGATTTCCACTAAGGTAAAGCTTAATCGCGTTGAAGAGACGTTATCTCAGAACTGTAAAAGGAAAGACTTAAAACCGTGTAAAGCAGATGCAGTAACTCAGTGTTCTCTTATTAAAGAACCACTGATGAGAAGCCTTAAATCGGAGGATATCGTTcaaaataataatcgtaatgggcAATacacttttattaaaataaaatatggcaAATGTAAAAGTACAAAGTCCGAAGCATGTGGAgttaccagatccaacagtgaaAATCAATCGAACGACAAATATAATGAACGCTATACGAAAACCATGTGTAATGTACCATACCTTAAGAATTCAAGTATACCATTTAATAGCAATATTTTAAGTACAAGAGAGCAAAATAAATCTTCAGTCAAGAAAATGTCTGCATTTGTACCTGTTAACActttggatagtgatttaaaaatAGCTCGTCTTAGATCAATAGGATTCAAACCAATAGAATCATCAGACAACAGCAATGAGGATGGCAGCGATCAGAATAAAGGAAATTGTTCTGTAACGTTTAGTGACGAGACGTTGAAACAAAATGTTTCTGagaagtacaataaatatgctaACGAGGAAGATGATATTGTTGTTTATATGGATGACAAATTACAGTACCAAgatattgaagatgaggatagcAATCTTTCAAATACTAAACAGAGCCTGTCTGAATTCGAAGCTCACACATCAAATGATGaagaaattgaaattgaggaagaCTCGTACAAAAAAGCCTTGTATAATGATCCATTATTGGAACAAGATTTAGAACTACCTTGGCATGGGTGGAAGCAAGTTGTGACAAGCGAAAATACATACTGGATTGGTTGGTAA